acagacggcgatcgcgctgtggCCTACATTGCATGCTGTGTGCAGAAGAAGTGTGGTTTAGATGGGTGTTATTTAAGATCAAACGGCTTCCCATGTTAAACCACAGACTGTTTTTGTAAGAAGCAGAACAGACTTTACTCCTTACCCCGTTTCCAAAGACGGCACTGTGgcctacattgtatttgtgaaaCCCTTGACTTGTTACTGCGCCGTTCTAAAATCTGTGTATCAGTTAGGACATTGCTTAACTGTAAATTTTTGTCCAACCGACTTAAGTACAGGGCACGGCAAAGACGAAAAATTCGTAAAAAGTACTATAGTCTAGCCTGTAAGTTTAGTGAAAATGCAAGACTGTATGGATTTATATATAGATATCTATGATAAGCAATAGTCGGTTTGTCAAACGCATGACGAATCTGAATTTTTCCTTACTTTTATGATCTTGTAAGTCTAAAGTGAGAGAATCTGAGTTCTATGTAACCAAATATGAAGTAGGATATTTCTATCATCAACACACAATCTAAGATGAGGTGCACTTTATTTTCTACCCGGtttgaggtaaaaaaaaattgacagattCTCTCACACAGTGGGGCCAGAATGGCCCTATAACTACTAAGGTATGGCACACCCACAGCACATAGATTGTATCGGCACGAGTAGACAACTGGTTTTACCACTTCGGACCAAATTCCTTCACCTATAATCACTCATGTACATAATTGGAGGTCTCACACCGCTGTTTTACCTGTATTCACTTTTTATCCTGGGTCTGAAGCACTGAAGATTCTCTGTCAACCGCTTTACATTCTTTTAAAATGAAGGAGTGATGTTAGTGATATTTATAAGAGTTTTTAAAGTAAATATTGTGATTAATTTGTTTCGTCTAACCGATGTAGACAACGGAGGCTGGCTCAGAGAGTTGTGCAagtgtatacatatatagaaaCATAAAATGTTTGATGTACAAGGTTTATCTTGGCGCatcaaaatagaaatttatccattGCATCAAGACGTTCAAAGTATACGTACGGAATCGAAACTTTTTTTGACACAATTATAAAGCACAATTCGTTCCTTATGAAGTGCGTTCCTTCGCATCCTCTCCACAGATGCAAGCTGTAAGAAATAAGATGGCAACGCTGAAGGCCAAGCTGGAAGAGGCCGAGAAAAACGCCAACAGCGCAGAAGAAGAACTGCAGGCAACCAACGAGAAGGCAGACGCGGTAAGGCCTGAGTCTATGAAGAAACAGAAATTATTTTGAAGTTTTTATTTGTATGGATTTTGATATTGGACAATGATACTTCTGACTGAGAGCATGTAGTGTGGGCAGCATGTGTTTGTACACCGGTTACCGCCTGTTTCAAGCGTCAGAATGCCTTTGTTAAAGATCGAAATGTTGTAAAGAAGTTTCGGAAAACATGGTGATCAACATGGGGGTCAATAGCAGTATCACGGGTACTACAGGATTGTAGGCCGCCCACACCCCTTTCTGAAAGTAGTATGGTATCGCCCATTGACTGCtacacattttttaaattcaataaTCCATTTCTCTTTACCTTCAGGCTGAGAAGGAAGCTGAGAACTTGACTATGGAGCTCCAGCAACTTGAGGATGATCTGGACGCTGCCGAGTCGAACTTATCGGGGGCCCAGGCGAGGTTGAGCGAAGCAGAGAAAGTCTCTGATGAGAACGCCAggtgcgtgtttgtttgtttgtttatttcgatcttcATTAGACTTAACAATTGCGTGACTATCGACTTGTACAGCGGTCGTTTAACCAAGACaaaggaaatgttttgtttaggcctacgtcacatttcccaaccggggcccggcctggCAACTTTCTggaacaaaaaaatgacataaaacacaccaaactacacaagatgtaaagatattatttgtatatatttttgcgtatacatttcaatttgtCGTTTTTACAAATAGCCCATACCAGGCccaggtttgaaaatgtgacgttagtctCAGAAAAGTCAGCACGACGTATCCCAACTGTGCCCGACATCACTAATCTGTAACTAGGGCATGTTCATTCTATcgaatggatgacatcctctcgAACCCCCATAACTGAGGCGACCCCCGGAAAAAGAAACTTTTGGCAAAAACCTACTTCGTTATGAAATCTAGCTGGGGTGAAGAAATGAAGGAACACACAGAGGACAGTATACAGACCTAtgatttcttattttttttctaatcgcgccatatatatattattcattttgcagctgctgtGTATGAtgtttttagtatgatccaaaATGCTATTTTAATGGCAAGGCACCAACTACTTTGGTGACGAGGAGATAAACCATAGGAGAATTTGCAAACCATGGTATACACTGATCAGGGGCTAAAAGAATTCTACGATAGATAAGCAAATTGCATCACATGTCATCATTCAATCTATT
This is a stretch of genomic DNA from Branchiostoma floridae strain S238N-H82 unplaced genomic scaffold, Bfl_VNyyK Sc7u5tJ_1439, whole genome shotgun sequence. It encodes these proteins:
- the LOC118407668 gene encoding tropomyosin-1-like: MQAVRNKMATLKAKLEEAEKNANSAEEELQATNEKADAAEKEAENLTMELQQLEDDLDAAESNLSGAQARLSEAEKVSDENARCVFVWPGLILENRGQSDAEKAQRLEAELEEMRRSDGRDAIQA